From a single Shewanella donghaensis genomic region:
- a CDS encoding tetratricopeptide repeat-containing diguanylate cyclase — MPFTKQNQREGTALKQYEKLQKNNKIISFLYDLLSSNKSQLWLLIVVAGLLNITSVAAFTTDNKAADELLYQFKSEQFTNPLIAQEKLLELETIIKDNDSERQSVLKTYQCRAIRSFETEKLQAFIDSTSDINQQQFYSLNIPVLLNLCRSKAFRYLGQQSQAIEINQAALDQAIIIDDKDLLASVYNNIGQQALYQGLFLQAVDSISQSFELHQELDLRYSASLNLLDLASAYRRLGDNDKAMYYFNIIEKYFSETNNLTLLANVEHSLAYIKLDSGEYLQSIEYFKKVYELTANLENPLFTAKIAVDISAPLIKLGQLEEAEQWLIQAKPQITPEVYSHYAYMQAYLLELTLIQGKYEEALIHFQEAKNNFTKNNNKKGLAITYQLASQLFAAQKDYQAANSWHHQFLTIHEELDQARLATYNSEMRLRFDSKTLEDKQTKLIEFKALKDSQLAALNTKQYLQYIALSMTFTFAIILLLSMVKLMKKSQQYRQMALTDPLTQIPNRLYAYNVMHKLLKQKNHFSVLLFDVDHFKNVNDTYGHDVGDQILQLIAVTGQQLCRQQDTIARIGGEEFLIILPNSNAEQAMTLAKSINVSINLIDCPQVSEDLTFSASIGIATVSEETIISAILKKADIALYSAKNSGRNCFKHYRDVVSSSNGEHVS, encoded by the coding sequence ATGCCCTTTACCAAGCAAAATCAGCGGGAAGGAACTGCGTTAAAACAGTATGAAAAATTGCAAAAGAATAATAAAATAATAAGCTTTTTATACGATTTACTAAGCTCAAATAAAAGTCAGTTGTGGTTATTGATAGTTGTTGCAGGGTTACTGAATATTACTTCGGTAGCGGCTTTTACTACTGATAACAAAGCCGCTGATGAGCTGCTATACCAATTCAAAAGTGAGCAATTTACGAATCCACTTATTGCACAAGAAAAACTGTTAGAGCTTGAAACGATTATTAAAGATAACGATTCAGAGCGTCAAAGTGTGCTTAAAACCTACCAATGCAGAGCAATCCGTTCTTTCGAAACAGAAAAGCTTCAAGCATTTATTGACTCCACAAGTGATATTAACCAGCAACAGTTTTATAGTCTTAACATCCCTGTATTGCTCAACCTATGTCGCTCAAAAGCATTTCGTTATCTTGGTCAACAATCGCAAGCAATAGAAATCAATCAAGCCGCATTAGACCAAGCCATCATTATTGACGATAAAGATTTACTGGCCAGTGTTTATAATAATATTGGCCAACAAGCACTCTATCAAGGCTTGTTTCTTCAAGCAGTAGACAGTATTAGTCAATCATTTGAATTACATCAAGAGCTCGATTTACGCTACTCAGCCAGCCTTAACTTATTGGATTTGGCATCAGCGTACAGGCGCTTGGGTGATAATGATAAAGCCATGTATTACTTCAATATTATTGAGAAATATTTCAGTGAAACAAACAATCTAACGCTATTAGCAAACGTTGAGCATTCACTTGCCTATATCAAGTTAGATAGTGGCGAATATCTGCAATCAATAGAATACTTTAAAAAAGTATACGAACTAACCGCTAATCTTGAAAACCCACTTTTCACCGCAAAAATCGCTGTCGATATATCTGCTCCTTTAATTAAGCTTGGACAACTAGAAGAAGCAGAACAATGGCTTATACAAGCTAAACCTCAAATCACCCCTGAGGTGTACTCTCATTATGCTTACATGCAAGCTTACTTATTGGAGTTAACGTTAATACAGGGAAAATATGAAGAAGCCTTGATTCATTTTCAAGAGGCTAAAAACAACTTTACTAAAAACAATAATAAAAAAGGCTTAGCAATCACTTACCAACTTGCTAGCCAATTATTTGCTGCACAAAAAGACTATCAAGCCGCTAACAGTTGGCACCATCAATTCCTTACAATTCATGAAGAATTAGATCAAGCCAGATTAGCCACTTATAACTCTGAAATGAGACTACGTTTTGACTCAAAAACATTGGAAGACAAACAAACTAAACTAATTGAATTCAAAGCGCTAAAAGATAGCCAACTCGCAGCTCTTAACACTAAGCAATACCTACAATACATCGCGCTTTCAATGACTTTTACCTTTGCGATAATTTTGCTTTTGTCGATGGTAAAGTTAATGAAAAAGTCCCAACAATACCGTCAAATGGCATTAACGGACCCGTTGACCCAAATTCCTAATCGGCTATACGCTTATAACGTAATGCATAAACTGTTAAAGCAGAAAAATCACTTCTCTGTATTGCTGTTTGATGTAGATCATTTCAAAAATGTAAATGACACCTATGGCCATGATGTTGGCGATCAAATATTGCAGCTTATCGCTGTAACTGGTCAGCAACTGTGCCGCCAGCAAGATACTATTGCGCGAATTGGTGGAGAAGAGTTTCTCATTATTCTGCCAAATAGTAATGCCGAACAAGCCATGACATTGGCAAAGAGTATTAACGTTAGCATTAACTTGATTGATTGCCCTCAAGTCAGCGAGGATTTAACATTCAGCGCCAGCATAGGTATCGCAACAGTCAGTGAAGAAACCATCATTTCTGCCATTTTAAAAAAGGCGGATATTGCTTTATACAGTGCAAAAAATAGTGGCCGTAATTGCTTTAAACATTACCGAGATGTCGTTAGCTCATCAAACGGGGAACACGTATCATGA
- a CDS encoding tetratricopeptide repeat-containing diguanylate cyclase, with product MIKTLLKCTLALGIFTAILINTTKADVLTNQQRIDQLFEIFNLGEEGDLEKLNKYLTELDSLIVETDTAQQEKLIPLKCWYHPSDTTEEFKQAITNAEELMQQHQKSYPSQLHADLLLCRASHYQYSGKPKQAKLDYDAAIKEAYQIENIRLIADGRSMRGAMLSYEGDYTAALEDLIPAQSMYEQLNLDYWARVNLSEIANSYRRFGDPQMALSYQQKLEKAYLDNDQKFEAIEMNSQIAYSYEELGKNQQSLARFQKSYQFWLDENDPISTAGAAVDIAGVLLKLGEIDEAIQTLDEAEKIITIEFDGLFSFMKLFRAQAALIKEQPEKALRYSQEAEQGFLVSHNERGLTQVLTLRNEIYLFLEDFKSAHQALTDYLKMHHQLDQKSLSNRNSEMRARFNTDEIESENKTLQEIQRIKELELQVLEKNKELQQVIIILVAIILFIVTIFAFKQLKRKQIFKLLALTDELTQLANRRHTYNLAKSYIKQANNDKSAFSLISFDADHFKKVNDTLGHDIGDKVLVKLSKVASDLMRKSDTVGRVGGEEFLVLLPGANEQQAEEIATRLVNKIADANWESISSGLKQTVSAGVSTLKDDKDLEALLLRVDNALYQAKSAGRNCVKTV from the coding sequence TTGATTAAAACCTTGCTTAAATGCACTTTGGCTCTTGGTATTTTCACTGCCATTCTTATTAATACCACCAAAGCTGATGTGTTGACTAATCAACAGCGAATTGATCAATTATTTGAGATATTCAATCTTGGTGAAGAAGGCGATCTTGAAAAGCTCAATAAGTACCTAACAGAATTAGATAGCCTCATTGTTGAAACAGACACAGCCCAGCAAGAAAAACTCATCCCATTAAAATGTTGGTATCACCCTTCAGATACCACTGAAGAGTTTAAACAAGCCATAACAAACGCAGAAGAATTGATGCAGCAGCATCAAAAGAGCTATCCATCACAGCTGCATGCCGATCTCTTATTGTGTAGAGCATCCCACTACCAATATTCAGGTAAACCTAAGCAGGCAAAACTTGATTATGACGCCGCGATAAAGGAAGCCTATCAAATAGAAAATATTCGCTTAATCGCTGACGGAAGAAGTATGCGTGGAGCAATGCTATCTTATGAGGGTGATTACACTGCCGCATTGGAAGATCTTATCCCTGCTCAGTCCATGTATGAGCAACTTAATTTAGACTATTGGGCTAGAGTGAATCTAAGTGAAATAGCCAATAGTTACCGCCGCTTTGGTGATCCACAAATGGCGCTGTCATATCAACAAAAACTTGAAAAAGCCTATCTAGATAATGATCAAAAATTTGAAGCAATAGAGATGAATAGCCAAATAGCCTATTCCTATGAAGAACTAGGTAAAAATCAGCAATCACTTGCCCGCTTTCAAAAAAGTTATCAGTTTTGGTTAGATGAAAACGACCCAATATCAACAGCGGGTGCCGCCGTTGATATTGCAGGAGTGCTACTCAAACTGGGTGAAATAGATGAAGCAATCCAAACCTTAGATGAAGCCGAAAAAATCATTACCATTGAATTTGATGGTTTATTCAGTTTTATGAAGCTGTTTAGAGCTCAGGCAGCGCTAATTAAGGAACAACCAGAAAAAGCACTACGCTACAGCCAAGAAGCTGAACAAGGCTTTTTAGTCAGTCATAATGAACGAGGTCTCACTCAGGTTCTCACCTTAAGAAATGAAATATATTTATTTTTAGAAGACTTTAAATCAGCCCATCAAGCGCTTACTGATTATCTAAAAATGCATCATCAACTGGATCAAAAAAGCTTGAGCAACCGCAACAGCGAAATGCGCGCCCGATTCAATACCGATGAAATTGAATCAGAGAATAAAACCTTGCAAGAAATACAACGAATTAAAGAGTTAGAGCTACAAGTACTCGAGAAAAATAAAGAGCTGCAACAAGTGATAATCATACTGGTTGCGATCATATTATTCATTGTGACCATATTTGCTTTTAAGCAGCTCAAACGCAAACAAATCTTTAAATTGCTCGCGCTAACAGATGAATTAACCCAGTTAGCAAATCGACGTCATACTTATAATTTAGCCAAGAGTTATATTAAACAAGCTAACAATGACAAATCGGCGTTTTCTTTAATTTCTTTTGATGCAGATCATTTCAAAAAAGTTAATGATACCTTAGGTCATGATATTGGCGATAAGGTACTGGTAAAGTTGAGTAAAGTTGCGTCAGACTTGATGCGAAAATCCGATACGGTAGGTAGAGTAGGCGGTGAAGAATTTTTGGTATTATTACCAGGCGCTAACGAACAACAAGCAGAAGAAATAGCCACTCGACTGGTCAATAAAATTGCTGATGCAAACTGGGAGAGTATTTCCTCAGGCTTAAAACAAACTGTCAGTGCAGGCGTCAGCACCTTAAAAGATGACAAAGATCTAGAAGCATTATTGTTAAGAGTTGATAATGCCCTTTACCAAGCAAAATCAGCGGGAAGGAACTGCGTTAAAACAGTATGA